From the Metamycoplasma hominis ATCC 23114 genome, one window contains:
- a CDS encoding YigZ family protein: protein MATLEIKKSKFISYKFNIKSKDDVKLLKEQLKNQHQKARHIVYAYLVIENGVQSGGMSYDGEPSGTAGKPLYFLLERNKLNNCVLFVVRYFGGIKLGASKLIRAYSKVANDEIKSSNQ from the coding sequence ATGGCAACTTTAGAAATTAAAAAGTCTAAATTTATTTCTTATAAATTTAATATTAAAAGTAAAGATGATGTGAAACTTTTAAAAGAGCAATTAAAAAATCAACATCAAAAAGCAAGACATATAGTTTATGCTTATTTAGTTATTGAAAATGGCGTTCAAAGTGGTGGAATGAGTTATGATGGTGAACCATCAGGAACAGCAGGCAAACCTTTATATTTTTTACTAGAAAGAAATAAATTAAATAATTGTGTGTTGTTTGTAGTTAGATATTTTGGCGGAATAAAATTAGGCGCTAGCAAATTAATTAGAGCATATTCTAAAGTTGCAAATGATGAAATTAAAAGTAGCAATCAGTAA
- a CDS encoding PQ-loop domain-containing transporter, whose translation MNINSIKIAIQLFGIFGSIVTICLVIPQLIRLKKTKNTGKVSFAAFWVFYYGILAWLVLGVFTSSENSWYLFLSNFACVTITSFTVFYLYWYYEKLTKKMLIRAIVGISINQVISLIFLCLFFVTVYQKLKFGKFYPDNSIIPVLPGNAQLAFGLICPAFTSAAFFPGLIVSLIKKEEISLSPWMALVYMLNNTFWILYFSLNIVYSKFGVDQAALNSMPGFIGGLVWQLLALGMFAFQFGVTLHFDIKHKKQQKQAMVNVINQN comes from the coding sequence ATGAATATTAATAGTATAAAAATTGCAATTCAATTATTTGGAATTTTTGGTTCAATTGTAACGATTTGTTTAGTAATTCCACAATTAATTAGATTAAAAAAAACAAAAAACACGGGCAAAGTTAGTTTTGCAGCATTTTGAGTTTTTTATTATGGAATTTTAGCGTGACTAGTTTTAGGAGTATTTACTTCTAGCGAAAATTCATGATATTTATTCCTATCAAACTTTGCATGTGTTACAATAACATCCTTTACAGTATTTTACTTGTATTGATATTATGAAAAATTAACTAAAAAAATGTTAATAAGGGCTATTGTTGGAATAAGCATTAATCAAGTTATTTCATTAATTTTCTTGTGCTTATTTTTTGTTACGGTATATCAAAAGTTGAAATTTGGTAAATTTTATCCCGATAATTCAATTATTCCTGTTCTTCCGGGTAATGCACAACTTGCATTTGGACTAATATGTCCCGCCTTTACAAGTGCAGCATTTTTCCCTGGATTAATTGTTAGTTTAATTAAAAAAGAAGAAATAAGTTTAAGCCCATGAATGGCTCTTGTTTATATGCTAAATAATACTTTTTGAATATTGTATTTCTCATTAAATATTGTTTATTCGAAGTTTGGCGTGGATCAAGCAGCTCTTAATAGTATGCCAGGATTTATCGGGGGACTAGTTTGACAATTACTAGCATTAGGAATGTTTGCTTTCCAATTTGGAGTTACATTACACTTTGATATTAAGCACAAAAAACAACAAAAGCAAGCAATGGTTAACGTTATCAATCAAAATTAA